In the genome of Carnobacterium viridans, one region contains:
- a CDS encoding glycosyltransferase: protein MQNQPLVSVIVPVYNVELYIEECLKSIIKQNYQMLQIIIVDDGSTDTSNQKVKTFLLDSRVQLIQQENKGLSSARNSGLKAAIGKYVLFVDSDDHIELTAVKELVNLMEEKQIDLIRFNGKAFLDGLNKPIKQNNYDFSHRLQEGKKYIQDRFKANRQTLASPVYLYMVKREILVKNALSFYEGILHEDELFTIQVFLNSNSMCYVNAFYYNRRYRENSIMTNQSPERLQQTFNSYQVIYKELRNLYLKNEYSKEQKKLIKREMVSIYSGLMTSSIKKSEKKQGLKKIKGINLIDKGYIYIKKVINIVK from the coding sequence GTGCAAAATCAACCTTTGGTTTCAGTAATTGTGCCTGTTTACAATGTTGAACTATATATAGAAGAATGTTTGAAATCTATTATAAAACAAAATTATCAGATGTTACAAATTATTATAGTAGATGATGGAAGCACAGATACAAGTAATCAAAAAGTGAAAACCTTTCTGTTAGATAGTAGAGTTCAACTTATTCAACAAGAGAATAAAGGACTGTCCAGTGCTCGGAACTCAGGGTTAAAAGCAGCTATTGGAAAATATGTGCTTTTTGTAGATTCTGATGACCACATTGAATTAACGGCCGTAAAAGAACTAGTTAATTTAATGGAAGAAAAACAAATAGATCTTATAAGGTTTAATGGAAAAGCATTTTTAGATGGGTTAAATAAACCAATCAAACAAAATAACTATGATTTTAGCCATCGTCTGCAAGAAGGAAAAAAATATATACAGGATCGTTTCAAAGCAAATCGTCAAACATTAGCATCTCCAGTGTATTTGTACATGGTTAAAAGAGAAATTTTGGTAAAAAATGCTCTTTCTTTTTATGAAGGCATTTTACATGAGGATGAGTTATTTACTATTCAGGTATTTCTTAATAGTAATTCTATGTGCTATGTCAATGCTTTTTATTACAATAGAAGATATCGTGAAAATTCAATTATGACGAATCAAAGTCCAGAACGGTTGCAACAAACATTTAATTCTTATCAAGTTATTTATAAAGAATTGAGGAATTTATATTTAAAAAACGAATATTCTAAAGAACAGAAAAAACTAATTAAAAGAGAAATGGTTTCAATTTATTCAGGATTAATGACTAGCTCAATTAAAAAAAGTGAAAAAAAACAGGGCCTTAAAAAAATAAAAGGCATCAATTTAATAGATAAAGGTTATATATATATTAAAAAAGTAATCAATATAGTCAAATAA
- a CDS encoding lipopolysaccharide biosynthesis protein: MGMAEEFKKGIFYSALGKYSNVVIQLLVTAILSRILTPDEYGIVAVVNVFLIFFQMLADFGIGPAIIQNKTLTKQEINSIFGFSLYLALFLGIIFAFAGYPISAFYNNQVYRPISIVLAVTLFFYGILVVPQSILLREKRFSTVNIVMILANIAAGVVSVVLAINGFSYYSLIISNTVKAALLFSIFYMKTNLKAQLKIDKKPLKKIFSFSKNQFLFNFINYFSRNLDSVLIGRYLSSSSLAFYDKAYQVSLYPNQILTNVISPVIQPIMSNYETDYKKIKDVYLKITSILATIGLPLSVFLFFNSNEIILFLFGDQWGDSVITFQILALSVWIQMISSSSGAIFQSANRTDLLLLSGILSAIVTVTAITIGVIAGSIESVALMVVLAFTINFIQMNYLLMYRLFQSNFEGVIKVLIKPIIMALIQAVFFLVVPSLPFANFINLVIYGIAFIVLFFIGLLVTGQLKLLKELILKNK; the protein is encoded by the coding sequence ATGGGAATGGCTGAAGAGTTTAAAAAAGGAATATTTTATAGTGCATTAGGAAAATACTCTAATGTCGTGATTCAATTATTAGTTACTGCAATATTATCGAGAATTTTAACCCCAGATGAGTACGGAATAGTAGCTGTGGTAAATGTCTTTTTAATTTTCTTTCAAATGCTTGCCGATTTTGGAATAGGCCCAGCAATTATTCAAAATAAAACATTAACTAAACAAGAAATTAATAGTATATTTGGGTTTTCATTGTATTTAGCATTATTTTTAGGAATTATCTTTGCATTTGCAGGTTATCCTATTAGTGCCTTTTATAATAATCAAGTTTATAGACCAATCAGCATTGTATTAGCAGTGACACTATTCTTTTATGGTATCCTGGTAGTGCCACAATCGATCTTATTAAGAGAAAAAAGGTTTAGTACTGTAAATATTGTAATGATACTAGCTAATATTGCAGCAGGAGTTGTATCTGTTGTCCTTGCTATAAATGGATTTAGTTACTATTCATTAATTATAAGTAATACTGTAAAAGCAGCTCTGTTGTTTAGTATATTTTATATGAAGACAAATTTAAAAGCTCAATTAAAAATAGATAAAAAACCGTTGAAAAAAATTTTTAGCTTTTCAAAAAATCAGTTTCTATTTAATTTTATTAATTATTTTTCTAGAAACTTAGATAGTGTATTAATTGGACGTTACTTATCATCTAGTTCTTTAGCTTTTTATGACAAAGCTTATCAAGTGTCTTTATACCCAAATCAAATTTTAACGAATGTAATTTCTCCGGTAATTCAACCGATAATGTCTAATTATGAAACTGATTATAAAAAAATTAAAGATGTATATCTAAAAATCACTTCCATTTTAGCAACAATTGGACTTCCTTTATCTGTGTTCTTATTTTTCAACTCTAATGAAATCATTCTATTTCTTTTTGGTGACCAATGGGGAGATAGTGTGATAACATTTCAAATATTAGCACTTTCTGTATGGATACAAATGATATCAAGTAGTAGTGGGGCAATATTTCAATCTGCCAATCGTACAGATCTATTACTGCTTTCTGGAATTTTATCAGCAATTGTAACTGTGACAGCTATAACGATAGGAGTGATAGCAGGAAGTATTGAGTCTGTTGCATTGATGGTCGTATTAGCTTTTACGATAAACTTTATTCAAATGAATTACCTACTCATGTATCGGTTATTTCAATCTAATTTTGAAGGAGTCATAAAAGTTTTAATAAAGCCAATTATCATGGCTCTTATTCAAGCAGTATTCTTTTTAGTAGTACCTAGTTTACCATTTGCTAATTTTATAAATCTTGTAATTTATGGAATTGCTTTTATTGTTTTATTTTTTATAGGATTATTGGTTACAGGACAATTAAAATTGTTAAAAGAACTAATTTTAAAAAACAAATAA
- the wecB gene encoding non-hydrolyzing UDP-N-acetylglucosamine 2-epimerase — protein sequence MKKIKVMTIFGTRPEAIKMAPLVKELNKQSDWFESSVTVTAQHREMLDQVLQTFGIKPNYDMNIMKENQTLSEITSSVLVGLDEILKKVKPDIILVHGDTTTTFAASISAYYNQIKVGHVEAGLRTGNKHSPFPEELNRQLTDVIADIYFAPTIESKLNLLKENHPEEKIYVTGNTAIDALKETIQKDYHHTVLENINSESKVVLVTMHRRENQGKPMERVFQAIRQVVDQHQDIEVIYPVHLNPNVQNMAKNVLGRHPRIHLIDPLEVMDFHNLAAKSYMIMTDSGGVQEEAPSLGVPVLVLRDATERPEGVEAGTLKLVGTQTETIIKEMTKILENESEYKKMATTNNPYGDGQASKRILSAILHEFGIDKQRPTEFLGNK from the coding sequence ATGAAAAAAATAAAAGTAATGACAATATTTGGTACTAGACCTGAAGCAATTAAGATGGCTCCATTAGTAAAAGAATTAAATAAGCAATCAGATTGGTTTGAATCTAGTGTTACAGTTACTGCTCAACATAGAGAAATGTTGGATCAAGTTTTACAGACATTTGGGATTAAACCAAATTATGATATGAATATCATGAAAGAAAATCAAACTTTATCAGAAATTACATCATCTGTATTAGTAGGTCTTGACGAAATTTTAAAAAAAGTCAAACCAGATATAATTTTAGTTCATGGCGATACGACAACTACATTTGCTGCAAGTATTTCTGCTTATTATAATCAAATCAAAGTTGGACACGTTGAAGCCGGGCTTCGTACAGGAAATAAACATTCACCGTTTCCTGAAGAATTGAATCGTCAATTAACAGATGTAATCGCAGATATATATTTTGCACCTACAATAGAAAGCAAATTAAACTTATTAAAAGAGAATCATCCGGAAGAAAAAATTTACGTTACAGGAAATACTGCAATCGATGCTCTTAAAGAAACTATACAAAAGGACTACCACCATACTGTTCTAGAAAATATTAATTCGGAAAGTAAAGTTGTTTTAGTGACAATGCATCGCCGAGAAAATCAAGGAAAACCCATGGAACGGGTATTTCAAGCTATACGCCAAGTAGTTGATCAACATCAAGATATTGAAGTTATTTATCCTGTTCATTTAAATCCTAATGTTCAAAATATGGCTAAGAATGTTTTAGGAAGACATCCTAGAATTCATCTAATTGATCCACTTGAAGTTATGGACTTTCATAATTTAGCTGCTAAAAGCTATATGATTATGACGGATTCAGGCGGTGTTCAAGAAGAGGCACCTTCTTTGGGAGTTCCAGTACTAGTACTTAGAGATGCAACTGAAAGACCTGAAGGCGTAGAAGCAGGAACACTTAAGTTGGTAGGTACTCAAACCGAAACTATCATAAAAGAAATGACAAAAATACTAGAAAATGAATCTGAATATAAAAAAATGGCCACAACAAATAATCCTTATGGAGATGGACAAGCAAGTAAAAGAATTTTATCTGCAATCTTACATGAATTCGGTATAGACAAGCAAAGACCAACAGAATTTTTAGGGAATAAATAG